In Nymphaea colorata isolate Beijing-Zhang1983 chromosome 13, ASM883128v2, whole genome shotgun sequence, one DNA window encodes the following:
- the LOC116267275 gene encoding 60S ribosomal protein L3-like, with translation MPGHFPGWSAGEKEEEEKGGRAMSHRKFEHPRHGSLGFLPRKRSSRHRGKVKSFPRDDPSKPCRLTSFLGYKAGMTHIVRDVDKPGSKLHKKETCEAVTVIETPPMIVVGVVGYIKTPRGLRTLNTVWAQHLSEEVRRRFYKNWYKSKKKAFTKYSKKYENETGKKEIQAELEKMKKYASVVRVLAHTQIRKMKGLKQKKAHLMEIQVNGGSVAEKVDYAYKFFEKQIPVDAVFQKDEMIDIIGVTKGKGYEGVVTRWGVTRLPRKTHRGLRKVACIGAWHPARVSFTVARAGQNGYHHRTELNKKIYKLGKAGHESHNGSTEFDRTEKDITPMGGFPHYGVVKDDYILIKGCCVGPKKRVVTLRQSLLKQTSRVAMEEIKLKFIDTSSKFGHGRFQTAQEKARFYGRLKA, from the exons ATGCCTGGTCATTTTCCCGGGTGGAGCgcaggagaaaaagaagaggaggagaaggggggACGGGCGATGTCTCACCGGAAGTTCGAGCACCCGAGACATGGCTCTCTCGGCTTCCTCCCCAGGAAGCGGTCGTCTCGCCATCGCGGGAAGG TGAAGTCCTTCCCAAGAGATGATCCAAGCAAGCCCTGCCGGCTCACAAGCTTCCTTGGTTACAAGGCTGGAATGACTCACATTGTTAGGGATGTGGACAAGCCAGGATCGA AACTTCATAAGAAGGAAACCTGCGAGGCAGTGACTGTGATCGAAACTCCTCCGATGATTGTTGTTGGAGTTGTTGGTTATATCAAGACCCCACGTGGCCTTCGCACATTGAATACAGTTTGGGCTCAGCATTTGAGTGAGGAGGTAAGAAGGAGATTCTATAAAAATTGGTACAAATCCAAGAAGAAGGCGTTCACAAAGTACTCAAAGAAGTATGAGAATGAAACTGGGAAGAAGGAGATTCAAGCTGAGctggagaagatgaagaagtatGCATCCGTTGTCCGTGTCCTTGCTCATACTCAG ATTAGAAAAATGAAGGGCCTGAAACAGAAGAAGGCTCACCTCATGGAGATCCAGGTGAATGGTGGATCGGTGGCTGAGAAGGTTGATTATGCGTACAAGTTCTTCGAAAAACAAATCCCAGTGGATGCAGTTTTccagaaagatgagatgatcgaTATTATTGGTGTTACCAAGGGTAAGGGTTACGAGGGAGTTGTGACGCGTTGGGGAGTCACCCGCCTTCCCCGCAAGACCCATCGTGGACTTCGCAAGGTTGCTTGTATTGGTGCTTGGCATCCTGCTAGGGTCTCCTTCACTGTTGCTAGGGCTGGGCAGAATGGGTATCACCACCGCACTGAGCTGAACAAGAAGATATACAAGCTGGGCAAGGCTGGACACGAATCCCATAATGGCAGCACAGAGTTTGATAG GACGGAGAAGGATATTACGCCCATGGGAGGATTCCCCCACTACGGTGTGGTTAAGGACGACTACATTCTCATCAAGGGTTGCTGCGTTGGTCCTAAGAAGCGAGTGGTGACGCTCCGTCAGTCGCTGTTGAAGCAGACATCTCGAGTCGCCATGGAGGAGATCAAGCTCAAGTTCATCGACACCTCCTCCAAGTTTGGCCATGGCCGTTTCCAAACAGCACAGGAGAAGGCCAGGTTTTACGGACGGCTCAAGGCCTGA
- the LOC116266600 gene encoding protein NETWORKED 2D-like, giving the protein MLQRAASNAYSWWWASHIRTKQSNWLEQNLQDMETNLQTMLQLIEQDGDTFAQRAEMYYKKRPELIHVVQEFYKGYRAVAERYDHISGDLHNARSTIATVFPEQVPTIANDVDPPKEEIEQVTDITKNVSEAPKNPPPPPPPSVSGKSESNISKKSKRSDSIDSHPKMDKETAQKEIDKHQKEILVLQTEKEVFKSSYEAGLAKYWEVENQILELQALVCCLQEDHGLGSSIQGEEEQTLMAVTALRSCEQMLGSLQEEQKKSMAEAKVASEKIKKMEEKLKHFKDEFLKHQPKNNEFGDEQPKVLHPASKALEPDNDKLTDEQPRALYPVMSALEEEVCNLKKEKNEYQEACQKIVKHLELEVNDSQSFPELSHLIDELVGKVVNLEGEVSSQNVQILRLKTETDSLHEHFQSLQEGNLLLKDDAKTMNNRINELELELQGIQDLNLRIEEQKAQLQNHLAEACCNLDDLAGKMKSQQNHNEDENSDLVRSVAEDEFQEVKIANEAPTAETDNGKDVDKKKEAEASKLPKETEKPSCEFGGEVKQCEEIEESYSGYETEAKSIDETEESSSEFDPEVKCGSEQKSDVESFNFGNEFQNLCLELVSSQAWKRFLEGIEGKEKTLLTEYTSVLCKYNETKQKLSQVEKQNQDLSEKILKVRSLESTTARKDAEIESLKQKLSILQTDYEHPDIKSTQGNRLAGSKSHKLNSSRMLAAIGCLDYQIKENSEEQSTESARIQDAPATDRETKIMLDEEPRPVSAMEEKFRWEIDSLLEENLDFWIRFSASFHQIQKYQTAIQEAQVELLKLRKEKNVAEDNHSSSTHSGSTNQNQSIRSSVEAIQKQLRELQGELLVWIEQNALLKDELKHRSSSLCSILEEISQVSKIGCKQAGDLTDYQAAKFQGEVLNMQQENKKVSDELQAGLDHVRALQLEIEKNLLKLKENFGLSGSKHHHNNHIQYMRQTLSRTRIPLRTFIFGKPKKPSIFSCMNPALQKQYSDMRAGRKI; this is encoded by the exons ATGTTGCAGAGGGCAGCCAGCAACGCCTACTCATGGTGGTGGGCGAGCCACATAAGGACCAAGCAGTCAAATTGGCTGGAGCAGAACCTTCAAG ATATGGAGACAAACCTGCAAACCATGCTTCAACTCATTGAACAAGACGGTGATACTTTTGCCCAGAGAGCAGAGATGTACTATAAAAAGAGGCCAGAGTTAATTCACGTTGTGCAAGAGTTCTACAAAGGGTACAGAGCAGTAGCAGAAAGATATGATCACATCTCTGGTGATCTTCATAATGCCCGCAGTACCATTGCAACGGTTTTTCCAGAGCAAGTGCCCACCATTGCCAATGATGTAGATCCTCCTAAAGAAGAAATTGAGCAAGTGACTGATATCACTAAAAATGTCAGTGAGGCACCAAAGAATCCACCCCCACCACCACCGCCTTCAGTATCAGGAAAATCagaatcaaatatttcaaaaaagtccaaaagaagtgattcaattgattcCCATCCAAAGATGGATAAAGAAACGGCACAGAAAGAGATAGATAAGCATCAGAAAGAGATACTGGTCTTACAGACAGAGAAAGAAGTCTTCAAGAGCTCATATGAAGCTGGGTTAGCAAAATACTGGGAGGTAGAGAACCAAATCTTGGAGCTGCAGGCTTTGGTCTGCTGCTTGCAGGAAGACCATGGTCTTGGTAGTAGCATCCAAGGTGAAGAAGAGCAGACCTTAATGGCAGTCACAGCTCTGAGATCATGTGAACAGATGCTTGGCAGTttgcaagaagagcaaaagaaGTCAATGGCAGAAGCCAAGGTGGCATctgaaaaaattaagaaaatggaggaaaaattgAAGCATTTCAAGGATGAGTTCCTCAAGCACCAGCCAAAGAATAACGAATTTGGTGATGAACAACCTAAAGTTCTACATCCAGCATCCAAGGCATTGGAACCAGACAATGACAAACTTACTGATGAACAACCAAGAGCACTATATCCAGTAATGAGTGCATTGGAAGAAGAAGTGTGCAAtctgaagaaggaaaaaaatgaatatcaaGAAGCATGCCAGAAAATTGTGAAACATCTGGAGTTAGAAGTTAATGATTCTCAGAGCTTTCCTGAACTGAGCCATCTGATTGATGAGCTTGTAGGCAAAGTGGTAAATCTGGAAGGAGAAGTTTCTTCTCAGAATGTTCAAATACTGAGACTGAAAACCGAAACAGACTCTCTGCATGAGCACTTCCAAAGCCTTCAAGAAGGCAACTTGTTGCTCAAGGATGATGCCAAGACAATGAATAACAGAATAAATGAGCTAGAATTGGAACTTCAGGGTATTCAAGATCTTAATCTTCGCATCGAGGAACAGAAAGCACAGCTTCAGAACCACCTAGCAGAAGCATGCTGCAATCTTGATGATCTTgcaggaaaaatgaaaagccaaCAGAATCataatgaagatgaaaactCTGACTTGGTTCGGTCTGTTGCTGAAGATGAATTTCAAGAAGtcaaaattgcaaatgaagCTCCTACAGCTGAAACTGACAATGGAAAAGATGTGgacaagaaaaaggaagcagAAGCTAGCAAGCTGCCAAAGGAAACTGAAAAGCCTAGCTGTGAATTTGGTGGAGAAGTTAAACAGTGTGAAGAAATCGAAGAATCTTATTCTGGATATGAGACAGAAGCCAAATCTATTGATGAGACTGAAGAATCCAGTTCTGAGTTTGATCCCGAGGTTAAATGTGGGTCCGAACAAAAATCAGATGTCGAAAGCTTCAATTTTGGCAATGAATTTCAGAACTTGTGCTTAGAATTAGTCAGTTCACAAGCTTGGAAAAGATTCTTAGAGGGGATTGAAGGCAAGGAGAAGACATTGTTGACGGAGTATACATCTGTTCTTTGCAAGTACAATGAAACAAAGCAAAAACTTTCTCAAGTAGAGAAACAGAACCAGGATCTTtcagaaaaaatattaaaggtCAGGTCGCTGGAGTCAACAACTGCACGTAAAGATGCAGAAATTGAATCACTAAAACAGAAACTGAGCATCCTGCAAACGGATTATGAACATCCTGACATCAAATCTACCCAAGGCAACCGTCTAGCAGGAAGCAAATCCCATAAGCTGAACAGCTCGAGGATGCTAGCAGCTATTGGTTGTTTAGATTATCAAATTAAGGAAAACTCTGAAGAACAAAGCACTGAAAGTGCTAGAATCCAGGATGCACCAGCCACAGATAGAGAGACCAAAATCATGCTCGATGAGGAACCACGTCCTGTTTCTGCGATGGAAGAAAAATTCCGGTGGGAAATAGATTCGCTGCTCGAAGAGAACTTAGATTTTTGGATAAGATTCAGTGCCTCCTTCCATCAGATACAGAAATATCAGACTGCAATTCAGGAGGCACAGGTGGAGTTATTGAAactaagaaaggagaaaaatgtaGCTGAGGACAATCACAGTTCTTCAACCCACAGTGGTAGTACCAATCAGAATCAAAGCATAAGATCGAGTGTGGAAGCAATTCAAAAGCAGTTGAGGGAATTACAAGGCGAACTGCTGGTATGGATAGAACAGAATGCACTGCTCAAGGATGAGCTAAAGCACCGATCCTCATCATTGTGCAGCATActggaagaaatatctcaagtATCAAAGATAGGGTGCAAGCAAGCCGGAGATCTAACAGATTATCAGGCCGCAAAATTTCAAGGTGAGGTTCTAAATATgcaacaagaaaacaagaaagtttCAGATGAACTACAAGCTGGACTGGATCATGTTAGAGCGCTCCAGTTGGAAATTGAGAAGAACCTGCTGAAATTGAAGGAGAACTTTGGGCTATCAGGAAGCAAGCACCACCACAATAATCATATTCAATACATGCGGCAGACTCTCAGTCGAACAAGAATTCCATTGCGAACATTCATTTTCGGAAAGCCAAAAAAGCCTTCCATATTTTCTTGCATGAATCCAGCACTGCAGAAACAATATAGTGACATGAGAGCAGGCAGAAAAATATAG